Part of the Pseudomonas sp. ADAK13 genome is shown below.
CGACCTTGGTCACCAGCACACCGAACACGGCGGTAAATGCAGCGGCCCCGATAAACCCGCACATCTGCCCGCCGCCGGTCGCGGTGGCCACGTCGTTCTTGCCAAACGAGTCCGAGGCGATGGAAAACAGCGCGCCCGACAAAGTCTGGTGGGCGAAACCGCCGACGCACAGCAGGGCAATCGCGGTGTATGCGCTGTCTACGAGGCCGATGCAGGCCGGGCCGATCATGCACAGGCAGCCGAACAACATCACCAGCTTGCGCGACGTGAACAGCGAGACCTTGAAGTAGCGATGGAACAGCGGGCTCAGGTAGCCGCCCAGCACGCAGCCGATGTCGGCAGCGAGAAACGGCAGCCAGGCAAACAGCGCCATTTCCTTGATGTTCATGTGCCGCTCGGTCATCAGGTACAGCGGAATCCAGGCGTTGAAGGTCTGCCAGGCCGGCTCCGAGAGCATGCGCGCCGAGGCGATGGCGAAAAAATTGCGGCTCTTGAGGATGCGCTTCCAGCTGGCTTTCTTCTGCGCGCCTTCCTTGAGGTGGGTTTCCTGGCCGGCTTCGATGTACTCGCGCTCGGCCTGAGCGAGCAGGCGCTGGTCACGCGGGTGTTTGTACAGCAGCAGCCACAGCCCACTCCACACCAGGCCGATGCCGCCGACAATCAGGAACGCCAACTGCCAGCCGCTGTGCAAAATTGCCCAGACCACCAGTGGCGGCGCCAGCAACGCCCCAAACGAGGAGCCAAAGTTGAACCAGCCGATGGCGACGGAGCGCTCCTTGGCCGGGAACCACTCGGTAATCGCCTTGACGCCGCCGGGGAAACCCGCCGACTCCGTCAGCCCCAGCGCGCCACGGGCCACCGCCAGGCTCTGCCAACCGGTGGCAAACGCGGCCAGCGCGCACACCACCGACCAGGAAATGGCAAAGATCGCAAAGCCCATCTTGGTGCCAATCGCGTCGATTACATAACCGGCGATCGGCTGCATCAAGGCGTAGCACACCTGCCAGGCAACGACGATATGGGAGTACTGCTCAGTGGAGATGCTCAGGTCGGTCATCAGCGTGGGGGCTGCGACTGAGAGCGTGTTGCGGGCCAGGTAGTTAATAATCAGGCCGACCGTCATCAGCCCGACCATCCACCAACGGATGCCTTTGATTTTCATCGCTTCACCTTAATTATTTTTAGATTTGAGGCGTACGTTCTGCGACCGAGCGCATCCGTATTACGGGCGCTATAAAACTGTAACGTCATATGTCGTCATACAACTATTAGCGTTATATTCAGTCAGCAGCGCG
Proteins encoded:
- a CDS encoding MFS transporter translates to MVGLMTVGLIINYLARNTLSVAAPTLMTDLSISTEQYSHIVVAWQVCYALMQPIAGYVIDAIGTKMGFAIFAISWSVVCALAAFATGWQSLAVARGALGLTESAGFPGGVKAITEWFPAKERSVAIGWFNFGSSFGALLAPPLVVWAILHSGWQLAFLIVGGIGLVWSGLWLLLYKHPRDQRLLAQAEREYIEAGQETHLKEGAQKKASWKRILKSRNFFAIASARMLSEPAWQTFNAWIPLYLMTERHMNIKEMALFAWLPFLAADIGCVLGGYLSPLFHRYFKVSLFTSRKLVMLFGCLCMIGPACIGLVDSAYTAIALLCVGGFAHQTLSGALFSIASDSFGKNDVATATGGGQMCGFIGAAAFTAVFGVLVTKVGYSPLFVVLAIFDIIAAIIILTVAREIVKGPEPVAQTGQGGTLLPV